A single window of Taeniopygia guttata chromosome 1, bTaeGut7.mat, whole genome shotgun sequence DNA harbors:
- the TBC1D23 gene encoding TBC1 domain family member 23 isoform X3 — protein sequence MAEGEEAPPPPPPGSWIKDLADALEEGGCDLETVRNIIQGRQLPADLRAKVWKIALNVVGKGDSLASWDGSLDLPEQSIIHKDCQELIDQLSVPEEEKSVLTLDIESVITFYCKSRNVKYSSCLGWIHLLKPLVHLHLPRSDLYNCFYAIMNKFIPRDCFMKGRPFHLFRLLLQYHEPELCSFLDTKKMTPDSYALNWLGSLFSYYCSAEVTQAIWDGYLQQADPFFIYFLMLIILVNAKDVILAQESDKEEMIKFLETSPANFDLEDIEDLFSLAQYYCSKTPASFRKDNHSLFGSSLLGLKDDDTDLSQALCLAVSVSEILQANQQQGEGVRFFVVDCRPAEQYNAGHLSTAFHLDSDLMLQNPSEFAQSVKSLLEAQKQSIESGSIAGGEHLCFMGSGREEEDMYMNMVLAHFLQKNKEYVSIAKGGFMALQQHLADINVEGPENGYGHWIASTSGSRNSISSVDGDSPNGSGDGKGMKSLVNKMTVALKTKSVNVKEKVISFIENTSTPVDRHVSSSDRVGKPYRGVKPVFSIGDEEEYDTDEIDSFSMSDDDRKEVVNIQTWINKPDVKYNFPCNEVKENGHMFPSHLLVTATHMYCLREIPSRKGLAYIQSRQALNSVVKITSKKKHPELITFKYGNSNTSGIEILAVERYLIPNAGDATKAIKQQIMKVLDALES from the exons ATGGCGGAAGGAGAggaggcgccgccgccgccgccgccgggcagCTG gaTAAAAGATCTTGCAGATGCTCTAGAAGAAGGAGGTTGTGATCTTGAAACTGTGAGAAACATCATTCAAGGAAGGCAGTTGCCTGCTGATCTAAGGGCCAAAGTCTGGAAG attgcACTTAATGTTGTAGGAAAGGGGGACAGCCTAGCATCCTGGGATGGCTCCTTAGACCTACCTGAGCAGAGTATAATTCATAAGGATTGCCAAGAGCTAATTG ACCAGCTGTCAGTGCCAGAAGAAGAGAAGTCAGTATTAACTTTGGATATTGAGTCTGTTATTACTTTTTATTGTAAATCACGCAATGTTAAATACAGTTCTTGCCTCGGCTGGATACATCTGCTCAAACCTCTGGTGCACCTTCATTTGCCCCGCAGTGATTTGTACAACTGCTTCTATGCTATCATGAATAAATTCATTCCAAG GGACTGTTTTATGAAGGGAAGACCCTTTCATCTATTTCGACTGTTGCTTCAGTACCATgagcctgagctctgctcctttCTTGATACCAAGAAGATGACTCCGGATTCATATGCACTCAACTGG CTTGGAAGCCTCTTCTCATACTACTGTTCAGCTGAAGTTACTCAAGCAATATGGGATGGATATCTACAACAAGCAGATCcattctttatttatttcttaatgttGATCATCCTTGTCAATGCAAA AGACGTTATCTTAGCACAAGAATCAGATAAAGAAGAAATGATAA AATTCTTAGAAACATCACCAGCCAATTTTGATTTAGAGGACATAGAAGATCTCTTCTCTTTGGCACAATATTACTGTAGCAAAACTCCGGCTTCTTTCAGGAAG GACAACCACAGTCTTTTTGGCAGCAGCTTGCTGGGCCTCAAAGATGATGACACAGACTTGAGCCAGGCTCTCTGTCTAGCAGTTTCTGTGTCTGAGATTCTGCAAGCAAATCAGCAACAAGGA GAAGGAGTGAGATTCTTTGTAGTGGATTGTCGTCCTGCAGAGCAATACAATGCTGGCCATTTATCAACAGCATTTCATTTAGACTCGGATTTG ATGCTTCAAAACCCATCAGAATTTGCACAGTCTGTAAAATCTCTGTTAGAAGCACAAAAACAATCTATTGAGTCTGGCTCCATAGCTGGCGGGGAGCATCTCTGCTTCATGGGAAGTGGCAGGGAAGAAGAAGATATGTACATGAACATGGTGTTAGCACACTTCTTACAG AAAAATAAGGAGTACGTAAGCATTGCCAAAGGAGGCTTTATGG CCCTCCAACAGCACTTAGCAGATATCAATGTGGAAGGACCAGAAAATGGATATGGCCACTGGATTGCTAGCACCTCAGGCTCAAGAAATAGCATAAGCTCTGTTGAT GGTGATTCTCCTAACGGTTCAGGTGATGGGAAAGGAATGAAATCCCTAGTGAATAAAATGACTGTTGCTTTGAAGACTAAATCTGTGAATGTGAAAGAGAAAGTTATCAGTTTTATTGAAAATACATCTACTCCAGTGGATAG ACAtgtcagcagcagtgacagagtAGGAAAACCCTACCGTGGTGTGAAGCCAGTATTCAGCATTGGAGATGAAGAAGAATATGATACTG ATGAAATTGATAGCTTCTCAATGTCGGACGATGATCGAAAAGAGGTTGTCAACATCCAAACGTGGATAAATAAACCTGATGTGAAGTATAACTTCCCATGTAatgaagtaaaagaaaatggaCATATGTTTCCCAG tcATCTCCTAGTAACTGCAACTCATATGTACTGTTTGAGGGAGATTCCATCACGAAAGGGACTGGCTTACATACAGTCTCGACAGGCACTCAACTCTGTAGTCAAAATCACATCCAAGAAGAAACACCCAGAACTGATCACCTTTAAATATGGAAACAGCAACACTTCAGGCATAGAAATTCTGGCAGTTGAAAG gtatttgATTCCAAATGCAGGTGATGCTACCAAAGCCATAAAACAACAGATCATGAAAGTATTGGATGCCTTGGAAAGTTAA
- the TBC1D23 gene encoding TBC1 domain family member 23 isoform X1, translating to MAEGEEAPPPPPPGSWIKDLADALEEGGCDLETVRNIIQGRQLPADLRAKVWKIALNVVGKGDSLASWDGSLDLPEQSIIHKDCQELIDQLSVPEEEKSVLTLDIESVITFYCKSRNVKYSSCLGWIHLLKPLVHLHLPRSDLYNCFYAIMNKFIPRDCFMKGRPFHLFRLLLQYHEPELCSFLDTKKMTPDSYALNWLGSLFSYYCSAEVTQAIWDGYLQQADPFFIYFLMLIILVNAKDVILAQESDKEEMIKFLETSPANFDLEDIEDLFSLAQYYCSKTPASFRKDNHSLFGSSLLGLKDDDTDLSQALCLAVSVSEILQANQQQGEGVRFFVVDCRPAEQYNAGHLSTAFHLDSDLMLQNPSEFAQSVKSLLEAQKQSIESGSIAGGEHLCFMGSGREEEDMYMNMVLAHFLQKNKEYVSIAKGGFMALQQHLADINVEGPENGYGHWIASTSGSRNSISSVDGDSPNGSGDGKGMKSLVNKMTVALKTKSVNVKEKVISFIENTSTPVDRIPFNISWPDRASLERHVSSSDRVGKPYRGVKPVFSIGDEEEYDTDEIDSFSMSDDDRKEVVNIQTWINKPDVKYNFPCNEVKENGHMFPSHLLVTATHMYCLREIPSRKGLAYIQSRQALNSVVKITSKKKHPELITFKYGNSNTSGIEILAVERYLIPNAGDATKAIKQQIMKVLDALES from the exons ATGGCGGAAGGAGAggaggcgccgccgccgccgccgccgggcagCTG gaTAAAAGATCTTGCAGATGCTCTAGAAGAAGGAGGTTGTGATCTTGAAACTGTGAGAAACATCATTCAAGGAAGGCAGTTGCCTGCTGATCTAAGGGCCAAAGTCTGGAAG attgcACTTAATGTTGTAGGAAAGGGGGACAGCCTAGCATCCTGGGATGGCTCCTTAGACCTACCTGAGCAGAGTATAATTCATAAGGATTGCCAAGAGCTAATTG ACCAGCTGTCAGTGCCAGAAGAAGAGAAGTCAGTATTAACTTTGGATATTGAGTCTGTTATTACTTTTTATTGTAAATCACGCAATGTTAAATACAGTTCTTGCCTCGGCTGGATACATCTGCTCAAACCTCTGGTGCACCTTCATTTGCCCCGCAGTGATTTGTACAACTGCTTCTATGCTATCATGAATAAATTCATTCCAAG GGACTGTTTTATGAAGGGAAGACCCTTTCATCTATTTCGACTGTTGCTTCAGTACCATgagcctgagctctgctcctttCTTGATACCAAGAAGATGACTCCGGATTCATATGCACTCAACTGG CTTGGAAGCCTCTTCTCATACTACTGTTCAGCTGAAGTTACTCAAGCAATATGGGATGGATATCTACAACAAGCAGATCcattctttatttatttcttaatgttGATCATCCTTGTCAATGCAAA AGACGTTATCTTAGCACAAGAATCAGATAAAGAAGAAATGATAA AATTCTTAGAAACATCACCAGCCAATTTTGATTTAGAGGACATAGAAGATCTCTTCTCTTTGGCACAATATTACTGTAGCAAAACTCCGGCTTCTTTCAGGAAG GACAACCACAGTCTTTTTGGCAGCAGCTTGCTGGGCCTCAAAGATGATGACACAGACTTGAGCCAGGCTCTCTGTCTAGCAGTTTCTGTGTCTGAGATTCTGCAAGCAAATCAGCAACAAGGA GAAGGAGTGAGATTCTTTGTAGTGGATTGTCGTCCTGCAGAGCAATACAATGCTGGCCATTTATCAACAGCATTTCATTTAGACTCGGATTTG ATGCTTCAAAACCCATCAGAATTTGCACAGTCTGTAAAATCTCTGTTAGAAGCACAAAAACAATCTATTGAGTCTGGCTCCATAGCTGGCGGGGAGCATCTCTGCTTCATGGGAAGTGGCAGGGAAGAAGAAGATATGTACATGAACATGGTGTTAGCACACTTCTTACAG AAAAATAAGGAGTACGTAAGCATTGCCAAAGGAGGCTTTATGG CCCTCCAACAGCACTTAGCAGATATCAATGTGGAAGGACCAGAAAATGGATATGGCCACTGGATTGCTAGCACCTCAGGCTCAAGAAATAGCATAAGCTCTGTTGAT GGTGATTCTCCTAACGGTTCAGGTGATGGGAAAGGAATGAAATCCCTAGTGAATAAAATGACTGTTGCTTTGAAGACTAAATCTGTGAATGTGAAAGAGAAAGTTATCAGTTTTATTGAAAATACATCTACTCCAGTGGATAG AATACCTTTCAATATTTCCTGGCCTGACAGAGCAAGCCTGGAGCG ACAtgtcagcagcagtgacagagtAGGAAAACCCTACCGTGGTGTGAAGCCAGTATTCAGCATTGGAGATGAAGAAGAATATGATACTG ATGAAATTGATAGCTTCTCAATGTCGGACGATGATCGAAAAGAGGTTGTCAACATCCAAACGTGGATAAATAAACCTGATGTGAAGTATAACTTCCCATGTAatgaagtaaaagaaaatggaCATATGTTTCCCAG tcATCTCCTAGTAACTGCAACTCATATGTACTGTTTGAGGGAGATTCCATCACGAAAGGGACTGGCTTACATACAGTCTCGACAGGCACTCAACTCTGTAGTCAAAATCACATCCAAGAAGAAACACCCAGAACTGATCACCTTTAAATATGGAAACAGCAACACTTCAGGCATAGAAATTCTGGCAGTTGAAAG gtatttgATTCCAAATGCAGGTGATGCTACCAAAGCCATAAAACAACAGATCATGAAAGTATTGGATGCCTTGGAAAGTTAA
- the TBC1D23 gene encoding TBC1 domain family member 23 isoform X2 — translation METLNLSAEAVREIVKIKDLADALEEGGCDLETVRNIIQGRQLPADLRAKVWKIALNVVGKGDSLASWDGSLDLPEQSIIHKDCQELIDQLSVPEEEKSVLTLDIESVITFYCKSRNVKYSSCLGWIHLLKPLVHLHLPRSDLYNCFYAIMNKFIPRDCFMKGRPFHLFRLLLQYHEPELCSFLDTKKMTPDSYALNWLGSLFSYYCSAEVTQAIWDGYLQQADPFFIYFLMLIILVNAKDVILAQESDKEEMIKFLETSPANFDLEDIEDLFSLAQYYCSKTPASFRKDNHSLFGSSLLGLKDDDTDLSQALCLAVSVSEILQANQQQGEGVRFFVVDCRPAEQYNAGHLSTAFHLDSDLMLQNPSEFAQSVKSLLEAQKQSIESGSIAGGEHLCFMGSGREEEDMYMNMVLAHFLQKNKEYVSIAKGGFMALQQHLADINVEGPENGYGHWIASTSGSRNSISSVDGDSPNGSGDGKGMKSLVNKMTVALKTKSVNVKEKVISFIENTSTPVDRIPFNISWPDRASLERHVSSSDRVGKPYRGVKPVFSIGDEEEYDTDEIDSFSMSDDDRKEVVNIQTWINKPDVKYNFPCNEVKENGHMFPSHLLVTATHMYCLREIPSRKGLAYIQSRQALNSVVKITSKKKHPELITFKYGNSNTSGIEILAVERYLIPNAGDATKAIKQQIMKVLDALES, via the exons ATGGAAACATTGAACCTGTCTGCAGAAGCTGTCAGAGAGATTGTCAA gaTAAAAGATCTTGCAGATGCTCTAGAAGAAGGAGGTTGTGATCTTGAAACTGTGAGAAACATCATTCAAGGAAGGCAGTTGCCTGCTGATCTAAGGGCCAAAGTCTGGAAG attgcACTTAATGTTGTAGGAAAGGGGGACAGCCTAGCATCCTGGGATGGCTCCTTAGACCTACCTGAGCAGAGTATAATTCATAAGGATTGCCAAGAGCTAATTG ACCAGCTGTCAGTGCCAGAAGAAGAGAAGTCAGTATTAACTTTGGATATTGAGTCTGTTATTACTTTTTATTGTAAATCACGCAATGTTAAATACAGTTCTTGCCTCGGCTGGATACATCTGCTCAAACCTCTGGTGCACCTTCATTTGCCCCGCAGTGATTTGTACAACTGCTTCTATGCTATCATGAATAAATTCATTCCAAG GGACTGTTTTATGAAGGGAAGACCCTTTCATCTATTTCGACTGTTGCTTCAGTACCATgagcctgagctctgctcctttCTTGATACCAAGAAGATGACTCCGGATTCATATGCACTCAACTGG CTTGGAAGCCTCTTCTCATACTACTGTTCAGCTGAAGTTACTCAAGCAATATGGGATGGATATCTACAACAAGCAGATCcattctttatttatttcttaatgttGATCATCCTTGTCAATGCAAA AGACGTTATCTTAGCACAAGAATCAGATAAAGAAGAAATGATAA AATTCTTAGAAACATCACCAGCCAATTTTGATTTAGAGGACATAGAAGATCTCTTCTCTTTGGCACAATATTACTGTAGCAAAACTCCGGCTTCTTTCAGGAAG GACAACCACAGTCTTTTTGGCAGCAGCTTGCTGGGCCTCAAAGATGATGACACAGACTTGAGCCAGGCTCTCTGTCTAGCAGTTTCTGTGTCTGAGATTCTGCAAGCAAATCAGCAACAAGGA GAAGGAGTGAGATTCTTTGTAGTGGATTGTCGTCCTGCAGAGCAATACAATGCTGGCCATTTATCAACAGCATTTCATTTAGACTCGGATTTG ATGCTTCAAAACCCATCAGAATTTGCACAGTCTGTAAAATCTCTGTTAGAAGCACAAAAACAATCTATTGAGTCTGGCTCCATAGCTGGCGGGGAGCATCTCTGCTTCATGGGAAGTGGCAGGGAAGAAGAAGATATGTACATGAACATGGTGTTAGCACACTTCTTACAG AAAAATAAGGAGTACGTAAGCATTGCCAAAGGAGGCTTTATGG CCCTCCAACAGCACTTAGCAGATATCAATGTGGAAGGACCAGAAAATGGATATGGCCACTGGATTGCTAGCACCTCAGGCTCAAGAAATAGCATAAGCTCTGTTGAT GGTGATTCTCCTAACGGTTCAGGTGATGGGAAAGGAATGAAATCCCTAGTGAATAAAATGACTGTTGCTTTGAAGACTAAATCTGTGAATGTGAAAGAGAAAGTTATCAGTTTTATTGAAAATACATCTACTCCAGTGGATAG AATACCTTTCAATATTTCCTGGCCTGACAGAGCAAGCCTGGAGCG ACAtgtcagcagcagtgacagagtAGGAAAACCCTACCGTGGTGTGAAGCCAGTATTCAGCATTGGAGATGAAGAAGAATATGATACTG ATGAAATTGATAGCTTCTCAATGTCGGACGATGATCGAAAAGAGGTTGTCAACATCCAAACGTGGATAAATAAACCTGATGTGAAGTATAACTTCCCATGTAatgaagtaaaagaaaatggaCATATGTTTCCCAG tcATCTCCTAGTAACTGCAACTCATATGTACTGTTTGAGGGAGATTCCATCACGAAAGGGACTGGCTTACATACAGTCTCGACAGGCACTCAACTCTGTAGTCAAAATCACATCCAAGAAGAAACACCCAGAACTGATCACCTTTAAATATGGAAACAGCAACACTTCAGGCATAGAAATTCTGGCAGTTGAAAG gtatttgATTCCAAATGCAGGTGATGCTACCAAAGCCATAAAACAACAGATCATGAAAGTATTGGATGCCTTGGAAAGTTAA
- the NIT2 gene encoding omega-amidase NIT2 has translation MASFRLALIQLHVSAVKSDNLQRACGLVREASAKGAKLVALPECFNSPYGTQYFKEYAEKIPGESTQKLSAVAKECSIYLIGGSIPEEDGGKLYNTCTVFGPDGALLAKHRKVHLFDINVPGKIQFRESETLSPGNSFSMFDTPYCKVGLGICYDMRFAEMAQIYGQKGCQLLIYPGAFNMTTGPAHWELLQRGRAVDNQLYVATVSPARDEKASYVAWGHSTVVNPWGEVIAKAGAEETVVYTDIDLKKLAEIRQQIPILSQKRCDLYGVEMKK, from the exons ATGGCCT CCTTCCGCCTCGCTCTTATCCAGCTTCATGTATCTGCTGTTAAATCGGATAATCTCCAACGAGCCTGTGGACTGGTGAGGGAAGCATCAGCTAAAGGAGCAAAACTTGTGGCTCTACCT GAATGCTTTAATTCTCCATATGGAACCCAGTACTTTAAGGAGTATGCAGAGAAGATCCCTGGGGAATCAACACAAAAGCTGTCAGCAGTTGCAAAGGAGTGCAGCATATATCTCATTGGAG GATCGATTCCGGAAGAGGATGGTGGAAAGCTCTATAATACATGTACTGTCTTTGGGCCTGATGGTGCTCTGCTGGCAAAGCACAGGAAG GTTCATTTGTTTGACATTAATGTTCCTGGGAAGATACAGTTCAGAGAGTCTGAAACACTGAGTCCAGGGAATAGTTTCTCCATGTTTGACACAC CATACTGCAAAGTGGGCCTGGGCATCTGCTATGATATGAGATTTGCTGAGATGGCTCAAATCTACGGCCAGAAAG GTTGCCAGCTGCTGATATATCCAGGGGCTTTTAACATGACAACAGGACCAGCTCACTGGGAACTCTTACAAAGGGGACG AGCTGTTGATAATCAACTCTACGTAGCTACTGTATCTCCTGCTAGAGATGAAAAAGCATCCTATGTTGCCTGGGGACATAGCACTGTAGTAAATCCATG GGGTGAAGTCATAGCcaaagctggggctgaggaaaCAGTTGTATACACAGATATAG ATCTAAAGAAACTTGCAGAAATACGTCAGCAGATTCCTATTTTAAGCCAGAAGCGTTGTGATCTCTATGGTGTAGAGATGAAAAAGTGA